The following are encoded in a window of Ferribacterium limneticum genomic DNA:
- the nadA gene encoding quinolinate synthase NadA, with amino-acid sequence MQTATIAFDPFNRLSDEACHERIRIARAKLGKRAVILCHHYQRADVYQYADLTGDSLKLSRLASQTDSEFVIFCGVHFMAEVADIMTAPHQKAILPDLAAGCSMADMANLAKVERCWRELNSVLNAEEEVTPVTYINSAADLKAFCGEHGGIVCTSSNAGTIAKWAFERRPKVLFFPDQHLGRWTGHNMGIAMDEMVVWDPDLELGGLTPAQIKKAKILLWKGHCSVHQMFQKSHIDAFRAKYPEGKVIAHPECNFEVCAASDYVGSTEHIVKTIKEAPEGTRWLVGTELNLVDRLAKEVLPQNKIVQFMATTVCMCSTMQRIDPQHLAWTLENLVDGKVVNQISVPAHEATLAKLALDRMLAIS; translated from the coding sequence ATGCAAACAGCCACCATCGCCTTCGACCCCTTCAACCGCCTCTCCGACGAGGCCTGCCATGAACGCATCCGTATCGCCCGGGCCAAGCTCGGCAAGCGGGCCGTCATCCTCTGCCATCACTACCAGCGCGCCGACGTCTATCAGTACGCCGACCTGACCGGTGATTCGCTCAAGCTGTCGCGGCTGGCCTCGCAGACCGATTCGGAATTCGTCATTTTCTGCGGCGTGCACTTCATGGCCGAAGTCGCCGACATCATGACCGCCCCGCACCAGAAGGCCATCCTGCCCGACCTCGCGGCCGGCTGCTCGATGGCCGACATGGCCAACCTGGCCAAGGTCGAGCGTTGCTGGCGCGAATTGAACAGCGTGCTGAACGCCGAAGAGGAAGTTACCCCGGTCACCTACATCAACTCGGCGGCCGATCTCAAAGCCTTCTGCGGCGAGCATGGCGGCATCGTGTGCACCTCGTCGAATGCCGGCACCATCGCCAAATGGGCCTTCGAACGGCGGCCGAAAGTGCTGTTCTTCCCCGACCAGCATCTCGGCCGGTGGACCGGCCACAACATGGGCATCGCGATGGACGAAATGGTCGTCTGGGACCCCGACCTCGAACTCGGTGGCCTGACGCCGGCCCAGATCAAGAAGGCCAAGATCCTGCTCTGGAAGGGCCACTGCTCGGTGCACCAGATGTTCCAGAAATCGCACATCGACGCCTTCCGCGCCAAATACCCGGAAGGCAAGGTCATCGCCCACCCGGAATGCAATTTCGAAGTCTGCGCCGCCTCGGATTACGTCGGCTCGACCGAACACATCGTCAAAACCATCAAGGAAGCGCCGGAAGGCACGCGCTGGCTGGTCGGCACCGAACTGAACCTGGTCGACCGTCTGGCCAAAGAGGTTTTGCCGCAGAACAAGATCGTCCAGTTCATGGCCACCACCGTCTGCATGTGCTCGACCATGCAGCGCATCGACCCACAACACTTGGCCTGGACACTCGAAAACCTGGTCGACGGCAAGGTGGTCAACCAGATTTCCGTACCGGCCCACGAAGCAACGCTGGCCAAGCTGGCCCTCGACCGCATGCTGGCGATTTCCTGA
- a CDS encoding endonuclease/exonuclease/phosphatase family protein — translation MTQPALHVTTYNIHKGFSQFNRRMMVHELRERLRHLNPDIVFLQEVQGLHLGHAETHDDWPDSPQHEFLAEDVWASSAYGRNMAYDHGHHGNAILSRFPILHTHNQNVTHLRFEKRGMLHCRIELPGGQTVHCVCVHLSLFGYSRRKQMAALADYLDHLAEPDAPLIVAGDFNDWRNRVGEDLTRRLGLREVFCGPSGIPACSFPAAMPMFRLDRIYVRGFDVISTEVHHGKPWSAISDHAALSAHLTRHGR, via the coding sequence ATGACCCAGCCCGCGCTGCATGTCACGACCTACAACATCCACAAGGGCTTTTCGCAATTCAACCGGCGGATGATGGTGCATGAGCTGCGCGAGCGCCTGCGTCATCTCAACCCGGACATCGTGTTTTTGCAGGAGGTGCAGGGGCTGCACCTCGGCCATGCCGAAACGCATGACGACTGGCCCGATTCGCCGCAGCACGAATTCCTCGCCGAAGACGTCTGGGCGTCCTCCGCTTATGGCCGCAACATGGCCTACGATCATGGCCACCATGGCAACGCCATCCTCTCGCGTTTCCCCATCCTGCATACGCACAACCAGAACGTCACCCACCTGCGTTTCGAAAAGCGCGGCATGCTGCATTGCCGGATCGAACTGCCGGGCGGTCAGACGGTGCATTGCGTCTGCGTGCACCTGTCGCTGTTTGGTTATTCGCGGCGCAAGCAGATGGCGGCGCTGGCCGATTACCTCGATCACCTGGCCGAACCCGACGCCCCGCTCATCGTCGCCGGCGATTTCAACGACTGGCGCAACCGGGTCGGCGAAGACCTGACTCGGCGTCTCGGCCTGCGCGAAGTCTTCTGCGGACCCAGCGGCATACCGGCCTGCAGCTTCCCCGCCGCCATGCCGATGTTCCGCCTCGACCGCATCTACGTGCGCGGCTTCGATGTGATCAGCACCGAAGTCCATCACGGCAAGCCGTGGTCAGCCATTTCCGATCACGCCGCGCTGTCGGCTCACCTGACCAGGCATGGCCGCTGA
- the clsB gene encoding cardiolipin synthase ClsB — MAAEFVPGNRLTLLNSGDDYFPALLAAIDAAEVEIYLESYIFANDEVGQAVASALCRAADRGVQVNVTVDGFGARNFKFDYFSRLTAAGVRAMFYRPEIGRYHFKRHRLRRLHRKLVVIDARTAFVGGINIIDDNNAPFDMRPHYDYAVRVEGPVLHQVHHAARRMWETVSWVNFKRRFRLAPVAAPVCELAGNQTAAFLIRDNIRHRNDILHAYVDAIDNAKHDILIANAYFLPGIRFGRALYGAAQRGVRITVLLQGKSDHQLFRYATQTLYATALAAGIRIFEYEKSFMHAKVAVIDGQWATVGSSNIDPFSLLMAKEANLVVRDAGFAGELEASLKSAMASGARELLAEELSRQPIHSRFLRWLAYGLVRAMVGIAGYSQRHWQSEETTPEER; from the coding sequence ATGGCCGCTGAGTTTGTGCCGGGCAACCGGCTGACTCTGCTCAACTCGGGCGACGACTATTTCCCGGCGCTGCTCGCCGCCATCGACGCCGCCGAAGTCGAGATCTACCTAGAAAGCTACATCTTCGCCAATGACGAGGTCGGCCAGGCGGTGGCCAGCGCCCTGTGCCGGGCGGCCGATCGCGGCGTCCAGGTCAATGTCACGGTTGACGGCTTCGGGGCGCGCAATTTCAAATTTGACTATTTTTCCCGGTTGACCGCAGCAGGCGTGCGCGCCATGTTTTACCGGCCCGAGATCGGCCGCTACCACTTCAAGCGCCACCGGCTGCGTCGCCTGCATCGCAAGCTGGTCGTCATCGATGCCCGTACTGCCTTCGTCGGCGGCATCAATATCATCGACGACAACAATGCACCGTTCGACATGCGCCCGCACTACGACTACGCCGTGCGCGTCGAAGGGCCGGTCCTCCACCAGGTGCACCACGCCGCGCGGCGCATGTGGGAAACCGTGTCATGGGTCAACTTCAAGCGGCGCTTCCGCCTCGCTCCGGTCGCCGCGCCGGTCTGCGAACTCGCCGGCAATCAGACGGCGGCCTTCCTGATCCGCGACAACATCCGCCACCGCAACGACATCTTGCACGCCTATGTCGACGCCATCGACAACGCCAAGCACGACATCCTGATTGCCAACGCCTACTTCCTGCCCGGCATCCGCTTCGGCCGGGCGCTCTACGGCGCGGCCCAGCGTGGCGTGCGCATCACCGTGCTGCTCCAGGGCAAGAGCGATCACCAGCTATTTCGCTACGCCACCCAGACGCTGTACGCCACGGCCCTGGCGGCGGGCATTCGTATCTTCGAATACGAAAAGAGTTTCATGCACGCCAAGGTCGCCGTCATCGATGGCCAGTGGGCCACCGTCGGCTCATCGAACATCGACCCGTTCAGCCTGCTCATGGCCAAGGAAGCCAATCTCGTCGTGCGCGATGCCGGCTTTGCCGGCGAACTCGAAGCCAGCCTGAAGAGCGCCATGGCCAGCGGCGCCCGCGAACTGCTCGCCGAAGAACTGTCCCGCCAGCCCATCCACTCCCGCTTTCTGCGCTGGCTGGCCTACGGGCTGGTCCGCGCCATGGTCGGCATTGCCGGCTACAGCCAGCGCCACTGGCAGAGCGAAGAAACTACGCCAGAGGAACGATGA
- the gluQRS gene encoding tRNA glutamyl-Q(34) synthetase GluQRS produces MAWYSREPDSLLPSLNIVSTNAYRGRFAPSPTGPLHFGSLVAAVGSYLDARTQGGVWLVRMEDVDTPRNVAGAADAILNTLEVFGFEWDGPVLYQSNRFDAYAAALAQLQGAGLAYGCACSRKEIADSATRPAIDGGLAYPGTCRTGLPAGREARAWRLRVNDEEIAFADRLQGRVAQHLESDVGDFVLRRADGLFAYQLAVTVDDDFQQISQVVRGADLLASTPRQIWLQRCLGFATPSYAHLPVAANAAGEKLSKQTLARPLASDIAAAELVRALDFLGQAAPAELAQATVAEVWAWALKNWSFEAIPRQPAIIVPLA; encoded by the coding sequence ATGGCTTGGTATAGTCGCGAACCGGATTCGCTCCTGCCATCGCTCAATATCGTGTCCACCAACGCCTACCGCGGCCGTTTCGCCCCATCGCCCACTGGTCCCCTGCACTTCGGTTCCCTGGTTGCCGCCGTTGGCAGCTACCTCGATGCACGCACGCAGGGCGGCGTATGGCTGGTGCGCATGGAGGATGTCGATACGCCGCGCAACGTGGCGGGGGCGGCAGATGCCATCCTGAACACGCTGGAGGTTTTCGGCTTTGAATGGGACGGGCCGGTGTTGTATCAGAGCAACCGGTTCGATGCCTACGCAGCGGCGCTGGCGCAATTGCAGGGTGCCGGTCTGGCCTACGGCTGCGCCTGTTCGCGCAAGGAGATCGCCGATTCGGCGACGCGCCCGGCGATTGATGGCGGGCTGGCTTATCCCGGCACTTGCCGCACCGGCTTGCCAGCCGGGCGGGAGGCGCGGGCCTGGCGGCTGCGCGTCAATGATGAGGAAATCGCCTTCGCTGATCGCCTGCAGGGACGCGTCGCCCAGCATCTCGAAAGCGATGTCGGCGACTTCGTGCTGCGCCGGGCCGACGGTTTGTTCGCCTATCAGCTGGCGGTCACGGTAGACGACGATTTTCAGCAAATTTCGCAAGTCGTGCGCGGTGCCGATCTGCTCGCCTCGACACCGCGCCAGATCTGGCTGCAACGCTGTCTGGGCTTTGCCACGCCGAGCTACGCCCATCTGCCGGTGGCGGCCAATGCGGCCGGTGAAAAGCTGTCGAAGCAGACGCTGGCTCGGCCTTTGGCGAGCGATATCGCGGCGGCCGAGCTGGTTCGGGCCTTGGATTTTCTCGGTCAGGCGGCGCCGGCCGAACTGGCACAGGCGACGGTCGCCGAGGTCTGGGCCTGGGCACTGAAGAACTGGTCGTTCGAGGCCATTCCCCGGCAACCGGCGATCATCGTTCCTCTGGCGTAG
- the ybaL gene encoding YbaL family putative K(+) efflux transporter has protein sequence MDHNIPLITTLAAGFGIALILGFAAERMKLPALVGYLAAGILIGPATPGFVADMHIAAQLSEIGVMLLMFGVGLHFSLGDLMAVKRIAVPGAVVQMACATLLGMAVAWGWGWEWGHGLLFGLSLSCASTVVLLKALEARGVLDSMNGRIAVGWLVVEDLATVLVLVLLPPLAGILGGEAQSAGGNPEVWLAIAKTLLQVCAFIGLMMLVGRKLIPWLLWHIAATGSRELFTLSVVAAAIGIAYGAAELFSVSFALGAFFAGMVMRESEFSHRAAEESLPLRDAFSVLFFVSVGMLFQPSILVDKPWQVLGVVAIIMLGKTLAAMALVLALRYPLNTALTVAASLAQIGEFSFILAGLGQSLGLMTSEGMSLILAGALISIALNPLMFSAIEPLRRWALGRSAKARELEQRGDPFAELPMSTERKFLEKQVVLVGYGRVGRRIAEALDRQGIPYVVAEQNRELVESLRDKGIAAVSGDASEPSVLIQAHISDAAMLVIASPDPINVRQMVDTARTLNPDIEIVLRTHSEAESEMLRKDKLGTVFHGEEELAKGMTGHVLARFTRQLEPA, from the coding sequence ATGGACCACAACATCCCCCTGATCACCACACTGGCGGCCGGCTTCGGTATCGCCCTGATCCTCGGCTTTGCCGCCGAGCGCATGAAACTGCCCGCGCTGGTCGGCTACCTCGCCGCCGGCATCCTGATCGGCCCGGCCACACCGGGCTTCGTTGCCGACATGCACATCGCCGCCCAGTTGTCCGAAATCGGCGTCATGCTGCTCATGTTCGGCGTTGGCTTGCATTTTTCGCTGGGCGACCTGATGGCCGTCAAGCGCATCGCCGTGCCTGGGGCCGTCGTCCAGATGGCCTGCGCCACCCTGCTCGGCATGGCCGTGGCCTGGGGTTGGGGCTGGGAGTGGGGGCACGGCCTGCTGTTCGGTCTTTCGCTGTCCTGCGCCAGTACCGTCGTGCTGCTCAAGGCGCTCGAAGCCAGAGGCGTTCTCGACAGCATGAACGGCCGGATCGCGGTCGGCTGGCTGGTCGTCGAAGACCTGGCCACGGTTCTCGTCCTCGTTCTCCTGCCGCCGCTGGCCGGCATTCTCGGCGGCGAGGCGCAGTCTGCCGGCGGCAATCCGGAAGTCTGGCTGGCGATTGCCAAGACGTTGCTTCAGGTCTGCGCCTTCATCGGCCTCATGATGCTCGTCGGCCGCAAGCTCATCCCGTGGCTGCTCTGGCACATTGCCGCCACCGGCTCGCGTGAGCTGTTCACGCTGTCCGTCGTCGCCGCGGCCATCGGCATCGCCTACGGCGCAGCCGAGCTGTTCAGCGTGTCGTTCGCGCTGGGCGCTTTCTTCGCCGGCATGGTCATGCGCGAGTCGGAGTTCAGTCATCGGGCGGCCGAAGAATCCCTGCCCCTGCGCGACGCTTTCTCCGTGCTGTTCTTCGTTTCGGTCGGCATGCTTTTCCAGCCGTCGATTCTGGTCGACAAGCCTTGGCAGGTCTTGGGCGTCGTCGCCATCATCATGCTCGGCAAAACATTGGCCGCAATGGCGCTGGTCCTTGCCCTGCGCTACCCGCTAAATACAGCCCTGACCGTCGCCGCCAGCCTCGCCCAGATCGGCGAGTTTTCCTTCATTCTGGCCGGGCTCGGCCAGTCCCTGGGCCTGATGACGAGCGAAGGGATGAGCCTGATCCTGGCCGGCGCATTGATCTCGATTGCCCTCAACCCGCTGATGTTCTCGGCCATCGAACCGCTGCGGAGATGGGCGCTAGGCAGGTCAGCAAAGGCTCGAGAGCTCGAGCAACGCGGCGATCCGTTTGCCGAACTGCCGATGAGTACCGAGCGCAAGTTTCTCGAAAAGCAGGTCGTCCTGGTCGGTTACGGCCGGGTCGGGCGGCGGATTGCCGAGGCGCTGGATCGCCAGGGGATTCCTTACGTGGTCGCCGAGCAAAACCGGGAACTGGTCGAGAGCCTGCGCGACAAGGGTATCGCCGCCGTCTCCGGAGACGCCAGCGAGCCTTCGGTACTGATTCAGGCCCATATCTCCGACGCGGCCATGCTGGTCATCGCCAGCCCCGACCCGATCAACGTTCGCCAGATGGTCGACACAGCACGGACCCTCAACCCGGACATCGAAATCGTCCTGCGCACCCACAGCGAGGCCGAGTCGGAGATGCTGCGCAAGGACAAGCTGGGCACCGTTTTTCATGGCGAAGAGGAATTGGCCAAAGGCATGACTGGCCATGTGCTGGCGCGTTTTACCCGGCAGCTTGAGCCGGCTTGA
- a CDS encoding HD domain-containing protein yields the protein MSEPYECNWAKTQAYSFIKAMRLASLAHHNQVRLDGTPALWHPIDVVHLLQLHGIRNVSILCAGLLHDALEDNPSRREELRHNILHELGKPVHDWVVMLSDSQELVTSEARKAAQLRKMHSAPAEVRIIKLADRLANLLSGPAPAWSAAKCTAYVRHSRDLLQVAQTPHAELQRSIHRVLREHPWKAFDATCKTNDPAADREA from the coding sequence ATGTCTGAACCATATGAGTGCAATTGGGCTAAAACGCAGGCTTATTCCTTCATCAAAGCGATGCGCTTGGCATCCTTGGCGCACCACAACCAAGTACGCCTAGATGGAACCCCTGCGCTATGGCATCCAATCGATGTCGTACATCTGCTTCAGCTGCATGGCATTAGAAACGTGTCCATTCTCTGTGCGGGCTTATTGCACGACGCACTAGAAGACAACCCGAGTCGACGCGAAGAACTTCGTCACAACATACTGCATGAATTAGGCAAGCCGGTACATGACTGGGTGGTCATGCTTTCCGATTCACAAGAATTGGTGACGAGTGAAGCACGCAAAGCCGCGCAACTCCGAAAAATGCACTCCGCACCAGCGGAAGTCCGAATAATCAAGCTCGCAGACCGACTAGCTAATTTACTAAGCGGACCAGCGCCCGCCTGGAGCGCTGCCAAATGCACGGCCTATGTCCGCCATTCAAGGGATTTGCTGCAGGTGGCGCAGACGCCGCATGCCGAATTACAGCGATCAATTCATAGGGTGTTACGTGAGCACCCTTGGAAAGCGTTCGACGCAACCTGCAAGACGAACGATCCAGCAGCAGATCGCGAGGCCTGA
- a CDS encoding AAA family ATPase, whose translation MSQQITDRNKTLPNPLADPAWAPVVDVIRKCVFRRDREATHITLEDFRESLRYLEIRSEAKKFLTKELGELPPAANEAEIRSLLSIDNSGQQRLRFEDNPGALFKKALQRYEYFLSLAPLSSQGQLQHVFRTLLAAGKKIPGQGLAAQDAAQQLAIALTDKNRALPVSLFLHGPHGCGCREMSSAIAQAMAGLGYAPLELDLSQYRNEGEEASIRGSKPYWSGSRAGDATGFIHQHPKAVVVVHNADRSLPRVLEAFMQPLTTGKWVDQFGLEDSDEGPPRGSSKRSPTTVDCRQAVFVFNASSEGSQWYQNPDYQKFLDAHGHDLLLEAMRDATQEFRGETLPVFHGPLLDTIGKSFVRLPPVSWVDLRAAAKDGLQQASRKIGRRFGCQLSVKNARAIADLHLLRTAPTQGVSACNAKSFEEGLFADVASWRINNETDASAKLDISPEAIDQLEKILDALGNDPVATLKRKTQSVLYAVSIEEDEVNGVRFIVRDVRLQKTPRLKDFTGEIHLEASVPDVRFADVAGHTEAKDFFREMIGYLRRPALVSAIGIDLPKGALLYGEPGTGKTKLAQAFAGEAGLPFIAVTGADLLYPQRISELYRIARSVAPCVIFIDEVDVIGKRGQNGAAHDTAINTLLTSIQGFAQGQEIFHILATNRPHSLDEAVVRPGRIDRKFYCGALDREARAGMMKRLTKVAKLAPKAIDRLLPLTYGMTGADFEQIVRAAGLRRLRLESDRALSVEEVIDEINTQKFGEKRRGLKFDANTRRRIALHEIGHAVLLSIRQPDLPLEVVTITPRRNAAGFVSVNAENFELAEETPNAVRNFLACRLAGRAAEMIAYGDEGRSSGATSDLSVATRAAYRAVAYSGLDAEMPVGSILGFSEFGENIPAPLVHKAWERTQIWLQEAEKEAIQVLQEHWPLVCFLTDMLLEKEHISGEEFTELVAGFHAEQTPTIQSGEQS comes from the coding sequence ATGAGCCAGCAAATAACTGATCGCAACAAGACCCTGCCCAACCCCTTGGCCGACCCCGCATGGGCGCCTGTGGTGGACGTTATTCGCAAATGCGTGTTTCGGCGCGACCGCGAGGCTACCCACATCACACTGGAAGATTTCCGGGAATCGTTGCGTTACCTCGAGATTCGTTCCGAGGCAAAAAAATTCCTGACCAAGGAGTTGGGCGAACTTCCCCCAGCTGCCAATGAAGCGGAAATCCGGAGCCTGCTTAGCATTGACAATAGCGGACAACAACGACTGCGCTTCGAGGATAACCCTGGTGCCTTGTTCAAGAAGGCACTCCAACGCTACGAATATTTCTTGTCTCTGGCCCCGCTTTCCAGCCAAGGCCAATTGCAACATGTATTCCGAACGCTGTTGGCCGCTGGGAAGAAAATCCCTGGTCAGGGATTGGCAGCACAGGATGCCGCGCAGCAGTTGGCCATTGCCTTAACGGACAAAAATCGAGCGTTACCGGTATCGCTATTCCTTCATGGGCCGCACGGCTGCGGCTGCCGGGAAATGAGTTCAGCGATCGCGCAAGCCATGGCGGGACTTGGTTATGCCCCCCTTGAACTAGACCTTTCCCAATATCGAAATGAGGGAGAAGAAGCCAGCATTCGGGGATCAAAGCCCTATTGGTCGGGCTCCCGAGCGGGGGATGCGACGGGGTTCATTCACCAGCATCCGAAAGCAGTCGTCGTCGTCCACAATGCCGACCGTAGCCTGCCCAGGGTTCTCGAAGCCTTCATGCAGCCGCTCACGACGGGCAAGTGGGTTGACCAATTCGGACTTGAAGACTCCGACGAAGGCCCACCGCGAGGAAGCAGCAAGCGTTCCCCCACCACGGTCGATTGCAGGCAAGCCGTGTTCGTTTTCAATGCCAGCAGCGAAGGTAGCCAGTGGTACCAGAATCCTGACTACCAAAAATTTCTCGACGCGCATGGCCACGACTTGCTGCTCGAGGCCATGCGCGACGCGACACAGGAATTTCGGGGGGAGACCTTGCCTGTTTTCCATGGACCGCTCCTCGACACAATCGGGAAATCCTTCGTTCGCCTGCCCCCTGTTTCCTGGGTCGATTTACGTGCAGCAGCCAAGGACGGATTGCAGCAAGCCAGCCGCAAGATTGGCCGACGCTTTGGCTGTCAGCTCTCAGTAAAAAATGCGCGTGCAATCGCCGACCTTCACTTGTTGCGGACTGCGCCAACGCAAGGGGTTAGCGCCTGCAACGCGAAATCCTTTGAGGAAGGTTTATTTGCCGACGTCGCAAGCTGGCGCATCAACAACGAAACCGATGCATCCGCCAAACTGGATATTTCCCCGGAGGCCATCGACCAGCTGGAAAAGATCCTCGACGCGTTGGGAAACGATCCTGTAGCAACACTCAAACGCAAGACGCAAAGCGTTCTGTACGCCGTCTCGATTGAAGAAGATGAGGTCAACGGAGTACGTTTCATCGTGCGTGATGTCAGGTTGCAAAAGACCCCTCGGTTGAAGGACTTTACCGGCGAAATCCACCTTGAAGCGAGCGTTCCCGATGTCCGGTTTGCCGATGTAGCCGGACACACCGAGGCCAAAGACTTCTTCCGCGAAATGATCGGCTATTTGCGTCGCCCAGCGCTGGTTTCCGCAATCGGTATCGATCTCCCGAAAGGTGCGCTTCTCTACGGCGAGCCAGGCACCGGGAAAACCAAGCTCGCCCAGGCGTTTGCCGGGGAAGCAGGCCTGCCCTTCATCGCGGTGACCGGAGCAGACCTCCTTTACCCGCAACGGATTTCCGAGCTCTATCGAATCGCCCGGAGCGTTGCCCCGTGTGTCATTTTCATCGATGAAGTCGATGTCATCGGCAAGCGTGGCCAGAACGGCGCTGCACACGACACGGCGATAAACACCTTATTGACCAGCATCCAGGGGTTCGCTCAGGGACAGGAAATCTTCCATATTCTGGCCACCAATCGCCCGCACTCGCTGGATGAGGCCGTGGTGCGCCCGGGCCGTATTGACCGCAAATTCTATTGCGGCGCACTGGATCGCGAGGCGCGAGCCGGCATGATGAAGCGCCTGACCAAGGTTGCGAAGCTTGCGCCGAAGGCAATCGATCGCCTGCTACCACTAACCTACGGCATGACCGGCGCGGACTTCGAGCAAATCGTGCGCGCCGCGGGACTGCGCCGCCTGCGTCTGGAGTCGGATCGCGCCTTGAGTGTTGAAGAAGTCATCGATGAGATCAACACGCAGAAGTTTGGCGAGAAGCGGCGCGGCCTCAAATTCGATGCCAACACCCGCCGCCGCATCGCCCTGCACGAAATCGGCCACGCCGTCCTGCTGTCTATCCGCCAGCCCGACTTGCCTCTCGAAGTAGTCACCATCACGCCGCGGCGTAATGCGGCTGGTTTTGTGTCGGTGAATGCCGAGAATTTTGAACTGGCTGAAGAAACGCCCAACGCGGTACGTAACTTCCTCGCCTGCCGTCTGGCCGGGCGCGCCGCCGAAATGATCGCGTACGGCGATGAAGGCCGCTCCTCCGGCGCAACATCCGATCTCAGCGTTGCCACCCGCGCAGCCTACCGCGCCGTCGCCTACAGCGGACTAGACGCGGAGATGCCCGTAGGATCGATTCTCGGCTTCAGCGAGTTCGGCGAAAACATCCCAGCCCCCCTCGTACATAAGGCCTGGGAAAGAACACAGATCTGGTTGCAGGAAGCCGAAAAGGAAGCCATCCAGGTGCTGCAGGAACACTGGCCATTGGTCTGTTTCCTCACCGACATGCTGCTTGAGAAGGAGCACATCAGCGGCGAAGAGTTTACCGAACTGGTTGCCGGCTTTCACGCCGAGCAAACACCCACGATCCAATCGGGAGAACAATCATGA